One part of the Pseudoalteromonas piscicida genome encodes these proteins:
- a CDS encoding heavy metal translocating P-type ATPase, which translates to MDKVIKFNVSGMTCASCVGRVEKALEKVSGVVSASVNLAMEAVSVEGSAEVSALVSAVKDAGYKVNTSEVQYQVKGMTCASCVSRVEKAAQALPQVIKAEVNLATEKLTLTLVAELPFAEIEAKLNDAGYTVVQPQAGSDESNEQVAATPFYRADWFPAVASLTLTLPMVLPMFVMLFNQNWMLPAWMQWALATPVQFYFGARFYRAGWGAIKAGTGNMDLLVAIGTSAAYGLSVYLWWTFSGEHGAPHLYFESSSAVLSLVLLGKYLEHRAKRRTTSALRALESLRPTTAMVWRDNSWQEVPAGAVKSGERLLIKPGERIPVDGVVVEGHSQVDEALISGESVPVYKAQTDKVTGGSVNLDGVLEVDATSVGAESTLAKIIRLVEQAQGAKAPVQALVDKVSAVFVPAVLVIALITFFAWGLSTGDWPTGILNAVAVLVIACPCALGLATPAAIMAGTGTAARYGILVKDAGALEQATAIDMVIFDKTGTLTVGKPELSNMHTFTYHQNDVLQLAASLQQYSEHPLAKAVVNKAQEKQLSLLPVSDFKVVAGRGVKAQYQDKTVYLGSGFWMQELGLTLPALPEEIPGASLSWLVSQHSELSCEFLALFYFTDELKAHAYTAVKQLKQQGIKVAMLTGDSQSSAQYNAKLLELDDYKAQVLPEHKAEYIANAQQQGYCVVMVGDGINDAPALAQADLGIAMATGTEVAVSASAMTLMRGEPSLVASALAMAKLTYRKIKQNLFWAFIFNAIGIPLAALGYLNPIFAGAAMAASSLLVISNALLLQRWQPKE; encoded by the coding sequence ATGGACAAGGTAATAAAATTTAATGTATCAGGCATGACATGCGCCTCATGCGTTGGCCGAGTTGAGAAAGCCTTAGAGAAAGTGTCTGGCGTTGTCAGTGCTAGTGTTAATTTAGCAATGGAAGCAGTGTCGGTAGAGGGCAGTGCGGAAGTATCAGCGTTGGTGAGTGCGGTAAAAGATGCCGGCTACAAGGTCAATACCAGTGAAGTGCAATATCAAGTTAAAGGCATGACTTGTGCGTCTTGTGTGAGCCGAGTGGAAAAGGCGGCGCAAGCATTACCGCAGGTAATTAAAGCTGAGGTCAATTTAGCGACTGAAAAGCTAACCTTAACTTTAGTGGCAGAGTTACCGTTCGCTGAAATAGAAGCCAAGCTTAACGACGCCGGTTACACCGTGGTGCAGCCACAAGCAGGCTCGGATGAGTCAAACGAACAAGTGGCAGCAACTCCCTTTTATCGCGCTGATTGGTTCCCAGCAGTGGCGTCACTGACACTCACTCTACCTATGGTGTTACCCATGTTTGTCATGCTGTTTAACCAAAACTGGATGCTTCCGGCATGGATGCAATGGGCACTGGCAACACCTGTTCAGTTTTATTTTGGAGCGCGTTTTTATCGTGCCGGATGGGGAGCGATAAAAGCAGGGACGGGGAATATGGATTTGCTGGTGGCTATCGGCACCAGTGCAGCGTATGGCCTTTCAGTGTATTTATGGTGGACATTCAGCGGTGAGCATGGCGCTCCGCATTTATACTTCGAAAGCAGCAGTGCCGTGTTGAGTTTGGTACTGCTGGGTAAGTACCTTGAACACAGAGCCAAGCGGCGTACAACCAGCGCCCTTAGAGCGCTTGAAAGCTTAAGGCCAACAACGGCTATGGTCTGGCGTGATAATAGCTGGCAAGAAGTCCCTGCAGGGGCAGTAAAAAGCGGCGAACGACTATTGATCAAACCTGGTGAGCGTATACCGGTTGACGGCGTTGTAGTTGAAGGCCACTCACAGGTAGACGAAGCGCTTATCAGCGGTGAAAGTGTCCCTGTTTATAAAGCACAAACAGATAAAGTTACTGGTGGTTCGGTGAATCTTGATGGCGTGCTTGAAGTGGATGCAACCAGTGTTGGCGCGGAATCGACCCTAGCCAAAATTATTCGCTTGGTAGAGCAAGCACAAGGCGCGAAAGCACCAGTGCAAGCGTTGGTGGATAAAGTGAGTGCGGTATTTGTACCTGCTGTATTGGTAATAGCGCTCATTACATTTTTTGCATGGGGGCTAAGTACTGGAGATTGGCCAACAGGTATTCTGAATGCAGTGGCCGTTCTTGTTATTGCTTGCCCGTGTGCGCTTGGTTTAGCAACACCTGCCGCGATTATGGCAGGTACAGGCACTGCCGCGCGTTATGGGATCTTAGTAAAGGATGCTGGTGCACTGGAGCAAGCAACTGCCATCGATATGGTGATTTTTGACAAAACGGGCACGCTTACGGTGGGCAAACCTGAACTTAGCAATATGCACACTTTTACGTATCATCAAAACGACGTGTTACAGCTAGCGGCATCGTTACAGCAATACAGCGAACACCCGCTTGCCAAGGCTGTGGTCAATAAGGCACAAGAAAAGCAATTGTCATTACTTCCTGTAAGCGACTTTAAAGTGGTGGCGGGTAGAGGTGTTAAAGCACAATACCAAGATAAAACAGTCTATTTGGGGAGCGGTTTTTGGATGCAAGAGTTAGGCTTAACTTTGCCTGCGCTACCAGAAGAAATACCGGGCGCTTCTTTATCTTGGTTAGTGAGCCAACATAGTGAACTGAGTTGCGAGTTTTTGGCACTATTCTACTTCACTGACGAGCTTAAAGCTCATGCCTATACAGCGGTCAAACAGCTTAAGCAGCAAGGAATTAAAGTTGCAATGTTGACCGGAGACAGCCAAAGTAGTGCACAGTACAATGCTAAATTGCTGGAGCTGGACGATTATAAAGCGCAAGTACTGCCAGAGCACAAAGCTGAGTATATTGCTAATGCCCAACAGCAAGGTTACTGTGTGGTAATGGTCGGCGACGGGATCAATGACGCCCCAGCGCTGGCACAGGCTGATCTGGGTATCGCAATGGCAACCGGTACGGAAGTGGCGGTAAGCGCGTCGGCAATGACGCTGATGCGTGGCGAGCCAAGCTTAGTGGCATCTGCTTTAGCGATGGCAAAATTAACCTATCGCAAAATCAAGCAAAATCTATTTTGGGCATTTATCTTTAATGCCATTGGCATTCCATTGGCAGCACTGGGTTACCTTAACCCTATTTTTGCAGGTGCGGCGATGGCGGCCAGTAGTTTACTAGTCATTAGCAATGCGTTGTTATTGCAACGTTGGCAACCAAAGGAGTAA
- a CDS encoding diguanylate cyclase has translation MYRKVPLALLLLFLLLLTLATLDTFWFHQFHKNSDATDENQQSPEVQLNLIQQQHPLLAIYALTKKEPSAALAQLEQWRRQRKTIETIEHVYILWIQRRAAQIVQDEVKLSDTQQSLQMLADKNQLHWLSAWLIQEQAKQAIQVGNLQQALTMIEQSVELAEKDNAEFLLLEIYNTAGVAYNSTNSLTNALRYFLKGIKLAEKYPKSQFNALFNNNLGLLYVHLEQWQNALVYLNRAEQQYEDFAEHKPDYMLLIILNQSFAHVHLGHIDKARDKLEQAQRLVNPKTSDFYKAVLLKNEARLLLAEDSIEQAIDKAEGCLNLMLESQFPKQHAICALVQGQAYFKNNMLEEAYSLTNNAIEVFTKLNHQRWLIKSQLFLSLVLESLGQSKAALAELKTVHAQEKSMLIGELAALNNAFEIQQIAQERDLLIAKNKLSELKQMIDKQRLRLLVLWLSIAAIILVWLGYKAKRMSNDNRLLYDLSYSDPLTGAANRHLYQKEIKSPSILDDSATYRLVIIDLDHFKQINDSYGHDKGDVVLSIAAMRLSRFIQSQELFVRWGGEEFLMVLKSRGNFKEFVEGMAESLRCEPFKIGDNTLYVTASFGVSEELIIESLNGSDAAFKVADECLYRAKQQGRDRVVMAEHEVSF, from the coding sequence ATGTACAGAAAAGTACCTCTAGCACTGTTGCTTTTATTTCTTTTGTTACTCACATTGGCAACGCTAGATACTTTTTGGTTTCATCAGTTTCATAAAAATTCTGACGCGACGGATGAAAATCAACAATCTCCTGAAGTTCAATTAAATCTAATACAGCAACAACATCCGCTGCTAGCTATTTATGCACTAACAAAAAAAGAACCATCCGCCGCACTTGCTCAACTTGAGCAGTGGCGACGTCAGCGTAAGACGATAGAAACAATTGAACATGTCTATATTTTGTGGATCCAACGGAGAGCTGCGCAGATTGTTCAAGACGAAGTTAAGTTATCGGATACACAGCAAAGCCTCCAAATGCTTGCGGATAAAAACCAGTTACATTGGCTCAGCGCATGGCTCATACAAGAACAAGCTAAACAAGCTATTCAGGTCGGGAACTTGCAGCAAGCACTAACAATGATCGAGCAAAGTGTTGAACTTGCGGAAAAAGATAACGCTGAATTCTTGCTGTTAGAAATTTACAATACGGCTGGAGTCGCATATAACTCGACGAACTCGTTAACGAATGCACTGCGATACTTTTTAAAAGGTATTAAACTTGCTGAAAAATATCCCAAGAGCCAATTTAATGCGCTATTTAATAATAACTTAGGGCTTCTTTATGTTCACCTAGAGCAATGGCAAAATGCCTTAGTGTATTTAAATCGAGCAGAACAACAGTATGAAGACTTTGCAGAGCATAAACCTGACTATATGTTACTCATTATACTAAACCAGTCTTTTGCGCACGTTCACTTAGGTCACATTGATAAAGCACGAGATAAGCTTGAGCAGGCGCAGCGATTAGTTAATCCGAAAACGAGTGACTTCTACAAAGCAGTATTGTTAAAAAATGAGGCAAGGCTACTGCTGGCTGAAGATTCTATAGAGCAAGCTATCGATAAAGCAGAAGGGTGTCTGAATTTGATGTTGGAGAGTCAATTTCCAAAGCAGCACGCGATTTGCGCTTTAGTTCAAGGGCAAGCCTATTTTAAAAACAATATGTTGGAAGAGGCATACTCCCTAACAAATAATGCAATTGAAGTGTTTACAAAACTGAATCATCAGAGGTGGCTGATTAAGAGTCAACTTTTTCTCTCATTAGTTCTTGAAAGCCTTGGGCAATCTAAAGCCGCGCTCGCCGAGTTAAAAACGGTGCATGCGCAAGAGAAATCAATGTTGATTGGGGAGCTGGCCGCATTAAACAACGCTTTTGAGATCCAGCAAATTGCCCAAGAGAGAGATCTATTAATAGCAAAAAATAAGCTTTCGGAGCTTAAGCAAATGATTGATAAACAGCGGTTAAGACTCTTAGTGCTGTGGTTATCGATTGCAGCCATAATCCTAGTTTGGCTCGGCTATAAAGCAAAACGTATGAGCAATGATAACCGCCTCTTATATGACCTAAGCTATAGTGATCCGCTAACCGGTGCGGCCAACCGTCATCTATATCAAAAGGAAATAAAATCTCCAAGTATATTGGACGATAGTGCTACATATCGTTTAGTTATCATAGATCTTGATCACTTCAAGCAAATTAATGATAGTTACGGGCATGATAAAGGTGATGTGGTTCTCTCTATAGCAGCAATGCGCCTGAGTCGGTTTATCCAATCGCAGGAACTGTTTGTAAGGTGGGGCGGAGAAGAGTTTCTCATGGTGCTAAAATCGCGAGGTAATTTTAAAGAGTTTGTTGAAGGTATGGCTGAATCACTACGATGTGAGCCATTTAAGATAGGTGATAATACGCTTTATGTAACAGCCTCATTCGGAGTGAGTGAAGAATTAATAATTGAAAGTCTTAATGGTAGCGACGCCGCGTTTAAAGTCGCAGACGAATGTTTATACCGAGCTAAACAACAGGGTAGAGACAGAGTCGTGATGGCTGAGCACGAGGTTTCTTTTTAG
- a CDS encoding cysteine desulfurase family protein — MSLITALESKSTTEASLRFPIYLDHNATTPCDEAVLQAMLPYFCNDFGNAASMYGLHGWNAHKAVEQAREKIADALGAQPENFIFTSGATESNNLGIRGVFRACNHKGKHIITSSIEHPATLATLRDLEQEGARVSYLEPLPDGSFDIDAMKAAITPETILITVMYANNEIGTINPIDDIAVIAQQHSILFMSDATQALGKVDINLTTCPIDILTCSAHKIYGPKGVGGLYLRHQHGSRVVDIRPQITGGGSEQGLRGGTLNVPGIVGFAKAVELAQRELRNGAIDKVEQLRDKLEDGLLELQQVQVNGISEERLPHVCNVSFHDTDGKKMLSLLKKSISVSTGSACSSSNLSPSHVLTALGLSDELAQATIRFSLGRHTTEAEIDFALNKVREVAALTLLV; from the coding sequence ATGTCACTCATTACAGCACTAGAGAGTAAGTCCACTACTGAAGCGTCGCTACGCTTTCCTATCTATTTAGATCATAACGCCACAACACCGTGCGACGAAGCTGTGTTACAAGCCATGTTACCTTACTTTTGCAACGACTTTGGTAATGCTGCAAGCATGTATGGTTTACATGGCTGGAACGCCCATAAAGCGGTCGAACAAGCGCGTGAAAAAATTGCAGATGCCCTTGGCGCACAACCTGAAAATTTTATCTTTACTTCTGGCGCGACTGAAAGCAACAACTTAGGTATCCGCGGCGTGTTTCGTGCTTGTAATCACAAAGGCAAGCACATTATTACTTCGTCGATTGAGCACCCGGCAACGCTTGCAACACTTAGAGATTTAGAACAGGAAGGCGCTCGCGTTTCTTATCTTGAGCCGTTACCAGATGGCAGCTTTGATATCGACGCAATGAAGGCCGCAATCACGCCTGAAACGATTTTAATCACCGTGATGTACGCAAATAACGAAATCGGCACTATTAATCCAATTGACGACATTGCCGTTATTGCACAGCAACATAGCATTCTATTTATGTCTGACGCCACACAAGCGCTAGGCAAGGTCGATATCAATCTTACCACTTGCCCTATTGATATTTTAACTTGCTCGGCACACAAAATTTATGGCCCTAAAGGGGTTGGCGGCCTGTATTTAAGACATCAGCATGGCAGTAGAGTGGTTGATATTAGACCGCAGATCACCGGTGGTGGAAGCGAGCAAGGGCTACGCGGTGGCACGTTAAATGTACCTGGCATTGTTGGTTTTGCCAAGGCAGTGGAACTTGCACAGCGAGAATTAAGAAATGGCGCAATTGACAAAGTTGAACAGCTAAGGGACAAGTTAGAAGATGGTTTATTGGAGCTACAACAGGTGCAAGTCAATGGCATAAGCGAAGAAAGACTCCCGCATGTTTGTAACGTCTCTTTTCATGACACCGACGGTAAAAAAATGCTGAGCTTATTAAAGAAAAGCATTTCGGTCAGTACTGGCTCAGCTTGTTCGTCAAGCAACCTATCGCCAAGCCACGTATTAACCGCACTTGGGCTATCGGATGAACTGGCACAGGCAACCATACGCTTTAGCCTAGGCAGGCATACTACAGAAGCCGAAATTGACTTCGCACTCAACAAGGTTAGAGAAGTCGCGGCGCTAACTTTACTCGTTTAA
- a CDS encoding heavy-metal-associated domain-containing protein — MMLRLRVEKMVCGHCVKAITEAMQAADSQAQVNVRLDDKIVEISSTKGEDDVIAIIRNAGYSAELINESFA, encoded by the coding sequence ATGATGTTAAGACTAAGAGTAGAAAAAATGGTCTGCGGTCACTGCGTAAAAGCAATCACAGAAGCAATGCAAGCGGCTGATAGCCAAGCGCAAGTGAATGTCCGCCTCGATGATAAAATCGTTGAAATTTCAAGCACCAAAGGAGAAGACGACGTTATCGCTATTATTCGTAATGCAGGCTATAGCGCAGAACTCATCAACGAAAGCTTTGCCTAG
- a CDS encoding pyridoxal phosphate-dependent aminotransferase, with the protein MENLSNLANALDYSDIIHLEFYVQEQLAKGKEICDLIIGDFDTQQFPMPNYLTAQIQQAYENKHNDYPPLEGVLSLRDEVAKQTKKRFNVSYNPDTEMLISGGARPLLYSAMLATVSADDKVIYPVPSWNNMFYTTMCGGKHVPIETSEANQFLPTAEQLQAHISDARLITLCSPQNPNGSMFSKQQLSEICDMVVAENARRRAINAKPLYVIYDQVYWMLTMQEVEHYHPASLCPDIKPYLIVVDAGTKAFAATGIRVGWATGPHEVIAKMQVFQEHIGAMAPTAEQLATAVLFQNEAYLQSYLAGFKEKILASMAVLHQGVQDMKSAGMAIDSFIPNAGIYMTLKIDAINMETPDGNILENAVQVSRYLIDSAGLALVPFASFGCRSKASQLWYRAAVCTISPSEIEAALPRLQSALLALTQSRLLLEA; encoded by the coding sequence ATGGAAAACTTATCGAATTTAGCCAATGCACTTGATTACTCAGACATTATTCACCTTGAGTTTTACGTGCAGGAGCAGCTTGCAAAGGGGAAAGAAATTTGTGATTTGATCATTGGAGATTTTGACACGCAACAATTTCCGATGCCCAACTACCTTACCGCACAGATCCAGCAAGCTTACGAGAACAAGCATAACGATTACCCCCCGCTTGAGGGGGTGTTATCACTTCGCGATGAAGTAGCAAAACAAACTAAAAAGCGCTTTAACGTCAGCTACAACCCAGACACAGAGATGCTGATCTCTGGCGGTGCAAGACCTTTGCTGTATTCTGCAATGCTCGCTACAGTGAGCGCAGATGACAAGGTGATCTACCCTGTTCCTTCTTGGAATAACATGTTTTACACCACCATGTGTGGTGGCAAGCACGTGCCAATTGAAACCAGCGAAGCAAATCAATTTTTACCTACAGCGGAACAGCTCCAAGCGCATATATCTGATGCGCGCCTTATCACCTTATGCTCACCACAAAATCCTAATGGCTCCATGTTTTCAAAGCAACAGCTCAGTGAAATCTGCGACATGGTTGTCGCAGAAAACGCGCGCCGCAGAGCGATAAACGCCAAACCACTCTATGTTATCTACGACCAAGTGTACTGGATGCTGACAATGCAAGAGGTTGAGCATTATCATCCGGCGTCGCTTTGCCCAGATATCAAGCCTTACTTAATAGTGGTTGATGCCGGCACCAAAGCTTTTGCCGCAACAGGTATTCGAGTTGGGTGGGCGACAGGCCCACACGAAGTGATAGCAAAAATGCAGGTGTTCCAAGAACATATAGGTGCAATGGCCCCGACGGCAGAGCAACTTGCCACTGCGGTGTTATTTCAAAATGAAGCCTACCTACAAAGTTATTTAGCCGGCTTTAAAGAAAAAATATTAGCCTCAATGGCGGTACTGCATCAGGGTGTTCAGGATATGAAAAGCGCAGGCATGGCAATCGATTCATTTATACCAAATGCCGGCATTTATATGACCTTGAAGATCGACGCCATCAATATGGAAACACCCGACGGAAACATACTCGAAAATGCAGTTCAAGTTAGTCGTTATTTAATTGATAGCGCAGGGTTAGCACTTGTGCCATTCGCCAGCTTTGGCTGTCGCTCTAAAGCGTCACAGCTTTGGTATCGCGCTGCCGTTTGCACTATTTCACCGAGTGAAATTGAAGCGGCGCTGCCAAGATTACAAAGTGCACTGCTCGCACTTACCCAGTCAAGACTATTACTTGAGGCTTAG
- the cueR gene encoding Cu(I)-responsive transcriptional regulator produces MEKLITIGEAAQRTGLSAKMIRHYEASGLLKCSKRSEAGYRLYDSQQLQLLGVIKQARKLGFPIAQIQSLLDLLQNPDRTSREVKSIAQHHLNEIEHKINELQQMRETLKQLSDNCSGDENANCPILDGLCQNSLK; encoded by the coding sequence ATGGAAAAACTGATCACAATCGGTGAAGCCGCGCAGCGTACAGGACTCTCTGCAAAAATGATCCGCCATTATGAGGCAAGCGGGCTACTAAAGTGCAGCAAAAGAAGTGAAGCGGGTTACCGGCTGTACGACTCGCAACAATTACAATTACTAGGTGTGATAAAGCAAGCACGAAAACTGGGGTTTCCTATTGCGCAGATCCAGTCTTTACTCGATTTGTTACAAAACCCAGACCGTACTAGCCGTGAAGTCAAATCGATAGCGCAGCATCATTTGAATGAGATTGAGCATAAAATCAATGAACTTCAGCAAATGCGTGAGACCTTGAAACAGCTGTCGGACAACTGTAGTGGTGACGAAAATGCAAACTGTCCAATTTTAGATGGGCTTTGCCAAAATAGCCTAAAGTAG
- a CDS encoding flavin monoamine oxidase family protein: protein MNKELDIAIVGGGVSGVYSAWRLQQELGDTHRIGLFEYSDRIGGRLYSRTLPGLPNVVAELGGMRFIPDDHVMVSTLVDELKLQTKDFPMGSKLPLYPSNAESPPEAGSENNLFYLRGQYFRYRDFAECPDKIPYKLEETERGYGPEDLQVKVMNLICPGFADMSLAEQMKVKVFGKEIWRFGFWNLLEHVLSNEAYLFMKEAGGYDANVANASAVTQLPATEYSDDTVFKTLKDGFQALPLKLCEEFAAAPGCLDRCKRVNMLHRLAKIELHDCGEYRYELTFQPTQVNGGGKVVDKDAPAYSIKVKRLILAMPRRSLELIESPFFDDPWLKENIPSVLIQKAIKMFMAYEQPWWRSLGLVAGRSVTDLPIRQTYYMGTECDQKECLEYETNEKGEQVCKVEHTYGEPNTNSLLMASYNDIGTIPYWKGLEKGEHYPGFMPAYGAQGYTENEIVPKNQYQITTGMVEAAHRQIQALHNQKALPMPYSAIYQEWGDDPYGGGWHEWKANYRLDEIMCRMRHPVASEEIYIVGEAYSYEQGWVEGALNTAESTLAEFFALPTPKWLSKDKAQYEQWLESHHNYLPVDCRKGGCSCQHSAQQPNASSDTLDEVTEFAYRGINHEYR, encoded by the coding sequence ATGAATAAAGAACTAGATATTGCCATTGTGGGTGGCGGTGTATCGGGTGTATATAGTGCATGGCGTCTTCAGCAAGAACTTGGTGATACACATCGCATAGGCTTATTTGAATATAGCGATCGTATCGGTGGTCGTTTGTACAGTCGCACGCTTCCGGGGTTGCCCAACGTTGTGGCTGAGCTTGGTGGAATGCGCTTTATTCCTGACGATCATGTGATGGTGAGTACGCTGGTGGATGAGCTAAAACTCCAAACCAAAGACTTCCCAATGGGCTCAAAGCTGCCGTTATACCCCTCAAATGCAGAAAGCCCTCCTGAAGCAGGCAGTGAAAACAACCTCTTTTACCTGCGCGGACAATATTTTAGATATCGTGATTTCGCCGAGTGTCCAGATAAAATCCCATACAAGCTTGAAGAAACAGAGCGAGGCTATGGACCGGAAGATCTTCAAGTTAAAGTCATGAACCTCATCTGCCCGGGATTTGCCGATATGTCTCTTGCAGAGCAGATGAAAGTCAAAGTGTTTGGCAAGGAAATCTGGCGCTTTGGCTTTTGGAACTTGCTTGAGCATGTGTTGAGTAACGAAGCATATCTTTTTATGAAAGAAGCGGGTGGCTACGATGCTAATGTGGCGAATGCCAGCGCGGTTACTCAGCTGCCTGCCACTGAATATAGTGATGATACGGTATTTAAAACACTCAAAGATGGTTTTCAGGCGTTACCGCTGAAGCTATGTGAAGAGTTTGCAGCGGCACCGGGCTGCCTGGATCGCTGTAAGCGCGTTAATATGTTGCATCGACTTGCAAAAATTGAGCTGCATGATTGTGGCGAGTATCGTTATGAACTCACTTTTCAACCAACACAAGTGAATGGCGGTGGAAAAGTGGTCGATAAAGATGCTCCAGCATATAGCATCAAAGTGAAGCGGCTTATTTTGGCTATGCCAAGGCGCTCGCTTGAGCTGATTGAATCGCCGTTCTTTGACGACCCTTGGTTGAAAGAAAACATTCCATCAGTACTTATCCAAAAAGCGATTAAGATGTTTATGGCTTACGAGCAACCTTGGTGGCGCAGTTTGGGGCTTGTTGCTGGTCGCTCTGTCACTGACTTACCAATCCGTCAAACTTATTACATGGGCACGGAATGCGATCAAAAAGAATGCCTTGAATACGAGACCAACGAAAAAGGCGAACAGGTATGTAAAGTAGAGCATACCTATGGTGAGCCTAATACCAACTCGCTGCTAATGGCTTCTTACAATGATATTGGCACTATCCCTTACTGGAAAGGTTTAGAAAAGGGCGAGCATTACCCAGGCTTTATGCCAGCCTATGGGGCACAAGGCTATACCGAAAACGAGATAGTACCTAAAAACCAGTATCAAATTACCACCGGGATGGTTGAAGCGGCACATCGCCAAATTCAAGCGTTACATAATCAAAAAGCGCTCCCAATGCCCTATTCTGCAATCTACCAAGAGTGGGGGGATGACCCTTATGGCGGTGGCTGGCATGAGTGGAAAGCCAATTATCGTCTCGATGAGATCATGTGCAGAATGCGCCACCCTGTCGCGAGTGAAGAAATCTATATTGTTGGCGAAGCGTACTCCTATGAACAAGGCTGGGTTGAAGGAGCGTTAAATACGGCTGAATCAACATTGGCTGAGTTCTTTGCTTTACCAACACCGAAGTGGTTATCTAAAGACAAAGCACAGTATGAACAGTGGCTTGAGTCACACCACAACTACTTACCAGTAGATTGCCGTAAAGGTGGCTGCTCGTGTCAGCATTCAGCGCAGCAGCCAAATGCCAGTTCAGACACCCTGGACGAAGTCACTGAATTCGCCTATCGAGGTATTAATCATGAGTACCGCTAA